Genomic DNA from Desulforegula conservatrix Mb1Pa:
ACCTTTTTCTTTCAAAATATTCAGATAATCTTTGACAAGACCCATCAGAACCTTGTCAGTTTCCACCTGTGAAAACTGAAAATTTCCGTGGCTGTCTCTTTCCATGAGAAGACCTTCCTGGAAAAACGGAGGAATATCATTGAAAAGATCATCATCCCTTGTATTCCATATTGAAAAAATATTATCTTCCCTAGAATGTCTTGCCAGCCGCCTCAAATAATCGAGTTTGTCTTCAAGCGCAGCGAATGTCGTATGAAAATCGTCATCATGAGCCCTGTTATAGTCGGCTATGATTGTATTCAATTTAATGATAAAAATCTGAATTTCATTTATAAACTCCAGAAGGCCTTCGGGTATGACTATAAGTCCGTAATTTTTACCAACGGCTGCGCGCTTTACAATGGCATCACATATGACCCTTGAAACATTTCTAAGGGTCATGCCGTATGCAGTATAATCGATCTCGTTTCTTTTGCCCGCTTTTTCAAGCCTTGAATAATCTACATAGTCGGCGAGTTCCTCACCGATGAAAGTCATATTGGCGTGGGTCTGAAACGCAACTTCAAGGGCAAGATGGCTTGCAACCCGTCCCATTACCTTACAGATATGCCAATATTTAACATCAGAAGAGCAGTCTGTGCACAGATCGCTTATGCTCTTTGCAAACCCCCTAGCTGCGGTATGGAACCCAAAAGACATGGCACACAATATTTCGCCGTCAATAGTTTTTACCTGAATATCGCCGTCAATGGTTTTAGGTACGCCTATTACCTGTACTCCGTCTGCGTAAAGACTTTCAGCAAGAAAGGCTGCGTTTGTGTTTGAGTCGTCGCCGCCGACTATTACTATTGCATCAAGATCGTAATCACGGCATGTTTCCCTGCAAAAGGCCGTCTTTTCAGGGGTATCAACCTTGGTCCGGCCTGTTTTGATCATGGAAAAACCGCCGATATTTCTGTAGGGGGCCACGATCTCTTTTGTTATCTCCACAACCTGGCCATCGATTATCCCGTCAGGGCCGGCTAAAAAACCATATATCCGATTTTCAGGATTTGCTTTTTTTGCCGAATCAAAAAGTCCGGCTATTACGTTATGGCCTCCCGGTGATGGTCCTCCTGAGAAGACGATCCCAATATTCCTCTTCTTTTTCCAGTTTTCAGGAATATCTATTTTCGATCCGTCAGAACTATTTATGCCTTTTATCCTGTAAACTGGTTTTGATATGATATGGGGCAGTTTTCTCAAGGCTTCGGGGTGCTTGTCAAAGGTATACTCAGGAGCTGGTTCAAGAACATTGAATCCTGATTTGAACGCATCACAAACTGGAGGTTTATATGATAGTCTTTCTCTGACCCAATCGCCATCTTCTTCCACAACTTTAGTTACTTCGGCGTGATTAATCAAATACTCCGGGCTCAGACCACTTTTTTCCAGCATTTTACCTCCAAATCATTATAAAAACAAATTTCCTGGCAAATATCATTTTGGACAAGGCCGCAAAAATCCGCTTCAGTCATTCCGGATCAAGTCCGCATGACGCTGACATTTTTTTCGCCGTTTGCGAGTCCATCAACTTATACGTTAATACAAATTTTTCTTTGTTTCCGCTCTGGCAGGATATTTTTTTTAAAAAAAATCGGCGGAATTTTTTTGCCCTGCGCCTTAAATCCAATAAAGATCAGGAACGCTTATTAATGAATGCTCTTTACCAGAAAATTAAAAACGCTAAAAGCTATTTTGAGGCTATCCTGTTTCTGCCGTTTTTCTTGGCCACATACATTGCCTCATCGGCCCTAACAAAAACAATGGCAGGTTCAGCGTCATTTTCATTTACCTGTGAAGCACCGACACTGACAGTAATAGATACCTTTTCTTCCTTATGCATAAACTCTGTTGCCTCAACTGTTCTCCTGATTTTTTCAGCAACTTCGAGAGAGCCCTGAATTGGTGTTTCAGGGAGAATAACAACAAACTCCTCGCCTCCGTATCTTGCAAGAGTGTCACTATCCCTAAGAACAGGCTGAACGCGTTTTATTATTTCCTGGAGACACCTGTCTCCAACCATATGACCGAATCTGTCATTAATACCCTTGAAAAGATCAACATCAAACACAAGAACCGAATAAGGACTCTTATATCTTCTGAATCTCGTAAATTCGTCCAGCATCCTTCTTTCATATGCTCTTCTATTGAATGCTCCGGTCAAGGAATCTTTGAGCAACTCAACTTCGAGGTCATGGGCTTTGGTGTTTGCGGCCTCAATTTCATGTTTCATCTGGTCTATGCCGCTTTTGAGGTAGGAAAGTCTCTTTTCTGTCTCAAACCTTGCCTGATCGTCGGTATTTGACTTATTTTTAATGGCTTCACGGATTACAGATAATTTTGAAGCAACAACACTCTTTAGTTCATCCAAAGTCTTGCATGAATCAAGGCCTGTACTGATTTCGGCAATATGGTTCTGAAGGTTGAGACTGAATGATTTATTAGCGCTGTTTGCCTTTTCAGAGTCAGAAAAAGAGCCAAGAAAATGATTCTCTATCTCTATAAGCCTTGTGCCAATTTCTCTTATAAAGGATGCTGCATCCTCTCTTTCCAGGCTGATCCTTGTAATGTAATCCCTTATAATTCCGATTGTTGCCAGTCTAACACCATTAAGATCATCATATTTACCGGCACTTTCCAGATCTTTAATAACGTCTCTGAATCTTTCAAGATATTCCTGACCAAGACTCAGACGAAGCTCATTCAAAAGATCCCTGTATGCATCCTTATAAAGCTCGATTTCTGCTGATTGTGTATGTTTGTCTCCATGGGAACTCTTTTTAAAAAGCCTTTCAAGCAGGCCACCTTTTTCTTTCTGTTTTTCAGTATGATCCGAGGCTTTAAGAAGGGCGTCTTTTAATGATGCAAAAGACTTTTCAATAAAAAGAATATCATTTTCCTGCCTAAGAGCAGATCTAAAGCCCTCAATCTCATTTGTAAACGGGAAATTAGCGTAATTTTTAAGGGCATCAGAAAGAAACTGAAGTATTCTTCTGAAAATTCTGTCCTGCTCAGCGCCCTGTTCTTCGGCGTCTGCAATATGCCTCAGCAGATCGGTTTTCTGCCCCTGAACCCTTACCAGCTCTGCCTTGACTGACTCCAGCTCCTTTATATCAGAAGTAGGCTCTGACGGCGGAGTTTTTTCAGGTTTTAAGCCATCAATGATTTTTTTGATCTCTTCATTGCCGGCAATAATCATGGCAATACCTGTAACACTAAGAGCCTCACCTTTTGCCGCTAATTCCCTAATAGCAGAGACAGCCGCATCAGCTATCACATCAGGTATTTTTTTTTCATTTTCCATGGATTTACCAGTATGATCACAAAAAGTTTTGGTTTAATGAATATGATGGTTTCCCAAAAAGCCCACCCGCTGCGTTTAAGCCGCATCTTTCGTCATTGTTGCTTATACTAAAAACCAAGCCTCATTCCAAAAGATTTGCACGCCTTGAATTTGGAGCTTTCTGCTTTGCCATCTTTTTGAGTTTTTATCAAATTTATGCAACGGAGGTTAGAAAAAATCAAGCTGTAATCAATTCGTTAATGAACCGGATATTGCAATTGCGTCACCTTTTTTTATCCAGCCTCTCTTGTCATCACCATTTGAAATCCTGGCATAGCCATCCTGGATTTCTTCGATCAGCACAATTGTGCCTGCATGAAGCTTAAAAAGATCAGGCGCATTTTCAGATGTTCCTGATTTCACCGATATCTCCGGAGGGATGACAACGGCGTCCATGGCAGCCGCCCTTTCATACAGGCAATAAAATGAATTGGACAAAAAAACAAAAGACGCTGCTCCGGTTAATGCTATAACAGGTTTGATATACTGGTTCTTTTTGAAATATAACATTGCGCATGAAAGCCAGAATACCAAATTCAATATTAATCCGATCTTTAAAATATAAGGCTCTGAAATAAACCTCTGCATAAAGAAAATATCATAAAATATTGTTCTCTTGATTTCAAAATCATCCTTTAGCCTGTTTTCCAGATATCCTGAATTGTATTTAAGATCAGGATCCGACGGAGACAGCCTTTCAGCCCTTTTATACCATAAGGCTGCTAATCCGTAATTTTCAAGCTTCAAATAGCTGTTCCCGATATTATAATAAAGACTTGGACTTGAAACGCCATATTCGGTTGCAATTTTTTCAAAACCTTTTGCAGATGCCTTATAATCACCCTTTTCATATGCCTTTACAGAATCAAGAAATATTGCATCCCTTGTTTTATCTACGGCAGCATGAACACTTCCTGAAACTAAGAAAAAAAATATGGTAATAATAACAAACAATGTCAAAGACTTCATGGTTTTCATAATACCCTCCTGACAAGCTTTTCAGCTGATTCTCTCAGTTGGAGCATTTTATCCGATGTAAGATCAATTCCGCTGAATCTCTGCATTTCAATCTCTTCAAAAATCATTGAAAATTCATTCACAATTTCATCTGAAAAGCCCGCTTTTTTCATCTTTGAGCGTATGTCTGATGAGGTTAATGATTCATGGACGCAGTCTGTTTTTGAGGCCGCTGCATAAGAAAGCGCCTTGTGGAGAAGCGAAAGAAACTCATCATTGGAAACAGTTTCAGACAATTTCTTAAAAGCAGTCAGGCTTTCAGTTTTCAGCTTCGCTGGCAAGGTTTTTCTGCTTGAATTAAGCCTGGCTGCAAGCACAAAAACAAGAAAAGCCGCCGGAGGCGAGAGCAGAAACACAATGAACCACATTAAAGATATTTCTGAATGATGATCCAGAATATCAAGTGATGTCTTTATATGGAATATATCGTTTGCTGATACAGAGGGTGTGGACTTGGAATTTTCCTGTTTTGCGTCAGACTTTGCCTCGTGGGAATTTATCTTGGCGTTTTCGCCTTCGGCTACTCTTATGACAACAGGATCTGTTTCTATCGTTTTATATTCACCAAGAGTAGAATCAAAATATGAAATTTTGACAGGTTTTATGGTAAATTCCCCAGCCTTTGTGGGAACAAGAGCAATTTTAAATGTTTTTTTGCCTGAAAAACCCTCTGCACCGGCGTCCTCCTTAAGTTCAGGTTCATCAGGATAAACCTTGAAAGAATCAGGGATCTTAACTTCAGGCTTTCCAATGTCACCGACTCTGCCACCTGTGCCTTCAAATTCTATGCTGAGAGTTCCTGAATCACCTGTTTTAAGTTCTTTCTGCTCCATATTCATTCTGACTGACAAGTTGCCTACAAAGCCGGAATTAACAAAATCTTTGGGTGCAGGAGGCATAGCCTTGACTTCAACAGTCACAGCCTCTGATCTTAGCGATCTTCGTTGCAAAACAGCTTCTGGAAATCCGAAAACGTCCCTTCTTACTCCAGAGCTTGCTTCATAAACAAGTAATGCAGGATCAAAAATGAATTTGCCGGTTTTCTGAGGCGTTAACAGTACTTTTTTCTCAAGAACATTATAAGGAATTCCATTGATCGTTTTCGTATAAGATGAAGGACTCTTGATCTCAGTTGCTGAAAAATCTGCAAAATCTGGAAGGGTAAGATTTGGCCTTACGATCTGTTCCCTGAAGTAAAGATAAAAAGTGTATAAAACAGATTGCCCCTGATAAATGGTTTTCTGGCTCAATCTTGATTCCGCAAAAATATCTCCGGTTGCCTTACCTCCTGAAACAGACGCTGATTTGTCTTCTGCAACTTCAATCACAATCTGTTTTGTGTACGCAGTCTCACCACTCGCTGTCACCTTAAGTGCAGGAATTTTAAGATTTCCGGCTCTCTTGGGAGATAAAGCCACGACAATGGAAGTATTTGCCGACATTTTGCCATTTATGAACTGGGTCATGCTTGAAGATGAACGGGAAAGAATATCAAAATCCCTGATTTCAGAAAAATCTGCGTCAAGGTCAGAAACGCTGTCAGAAGTTCCGACTGTAAGCTGAACCGTTTCCCCTATTGTCATCTTGGTTCTTTCGATTTCCGCAGTTGCCGTGAATCCAAAGGATACGGAAGCGCTTATAATTATAAGAACGAAAGCAATAGCTGATATCCTAAATACTCTGGCACTGATCATTATTACCAGTCCTTTTCAATATTGCGTTTTTTATATGAAGGAATCATCGCAGCTCCGGGCTTGTCCTGAAGCCTGTTTAATTTCATGTTAGATTCGCTGCCTTTTTTTTCAGGTTTTCCGTCTGGATTTTCATCCGGTTTTTGCTCGCCACCCTGAACAGTTCCAGCATCTTTATTCTCCGGTTTTTCAGGCTTATCAGGAGCAGCATTATTTTTATCTGCATTATCAGTGCCGTTCTTATTCTGATTATAGGACTGCCCTGATTGCTGATCTTTTGGTTCTTTATCGTTTTGAGAAGAGTTGCTGTCCGGATCTTTATTACTCTGATTCTGGTCTTTGTTCTCCGGCTTATTATCCGATTGACTATTTGGTTGGCTATTTGGATCAGAGTTTTTATCCTTGTTCTGCTCATCATTCCCGGTTTGGGAAGATTCTTTTTTCTGCTCTTTATTTTCCTTTTTATTCTGATCCTGCTTATTGTTTTCCTGATCTTTATTATCTTGATCTTTTTTTTGCTCCATCACTTTTTTTGTGAACTCAAGATTCTCTTTGGCATTTTTATCTTCAGGATTGTATTTCAAAGATTTTTCATAGTCTTCAATAGCTGCCTCATAATCGCCTTTCTTGAATTTTGAATTGCCAAGATTGTAATGAATCCTGCCTTTATTCTTTTCGTCAGAATGCTCAAGAGCGCCTGAATAGCTTTTAATTGCAGCATCATACTGATTCATTCTGTAATACGTGTTGCCAAGGTTATAATAAATATCAGAACTATCAGGTTCTTTAACCTGGGCAGAAATAAGATCATTAACGGCTTTTTCATAGTCTTTGGATTCATAGGCTTTTTCAGCGGATTTCATGAGTGAGTTTACTGTTGAAGCCTGGGCTTCTGTACCAAAATAAAATGAGCTCATCATAAAAAAAATAAGAATCGACAATCTGCGCGAAGAAGGTATGAAAACATCTAAAAAAAGCAGAATAACAGCAATCAAAAGTGGCCACTGGAATCTGTTTTCAAGAATTTTCCTTTTCCCTGAACGCATGATGCTTTGATCCATACTTCCACGGATCTCTTTTTTGTAAAGGATGTCAAGATCCATATCTCCAGCCACGGAACGAACATAAGACCCGCCCGTTTCAGCGGATATCTTTTTTAAGACATCCTCATCCAGCCTTGATAGCACCATATTCCCTGATGCATCTTTTTTGAAACCACCGCCTTTCTCGGGTACAGGAGCAGCAGTTTCACCGCCCACGCCAATGCAGAAAATCTTTATGCCCTTATCTTTAGCTTCCTTAACAGCCTTCATTGTATCGCCGGATGTTGCCTCACCATCGGTAATAAAAATAATTGCCTTTTCCGAATTGGAATTCTTATCAAAACTTTCTAAACTGGTTTTGATGGCTGCCTCAAAATCACTGCCGCCAACAGGTAGATAGTCAGGTGAAAGAGCATTAAGAAAAATTGTATACCCGGAATAATCCAGAGTTAAAGGACATTGCAGAAAAGCTGTGCCAGAAAATGCGACAAGGCCGACTTTGTCACCTTCAAGCATGGAAATAAGATCAACAATCTCCCTTTTTGCCCTGTCAAGCCTTGTGGGTTGGACATCTGGTGCGAGCATGCTTCTTGAGCAGTCAACAGCAAGGATTATCTCAATTCCCTTTGCTTCATATTCCTGCCAGATATGCCCATACTGAGGGCCTGCTGCTCCAATAAGAAGAAACAAAAAAATAAGAATGCCTAAAAAAGCCTTGAAAATTCTTCTTTTTGCAGAATATCCCGGCAAAACTGCCGCAATATTCTCTTTGCTTACAAATGAGAAAATTATTTTGTTACGTTTTCTGATTCCTGTAATAAAAATAAAAGCAAGTGGAATAACAAGCCATATAAGTAGAAAATATTCAGGATTTACAAATGTCATGGTACCTTCAAAAATCTTGTGTTTGAAAGAATTGCGTGAATCATGAAAAGCAAAAGAGCGGAAAAAACAAAATACGGATAAAGCTCTTTGTATTCTGAATGATCCTTGATTTTAATCTTTGTCTTTTCAAGTCTGTCTATTTCCTCATAAACAGAAGCAAGGGCTTCTATGTTCTCAGCCTTGTAATACTTGCCTCCGGTTGTGGTAGCTATTTTTTCTAAAGTAGCTTCATCAGTCTCAAATCTTGCCTGATCAACGTACTGGCGGCCACTGAGTTTATCCTTATTAAGAAACGGAACAACCCCGTTTGTCCCTACACCGATGGTATATATCTTGATTTTCTTGTCCGCTGCTATCTGGAGCGCTTCTTCAGGGGTCAACTCTCCGGCATTGCTCTTCCCATCAGAAAGAAGAATTATAATATTTGATTTGCTTTTTACGTCCTCTATTCTTTTAAGACTTATGCCAATGGCATCACCAATTGCTGTTTCCAGTCCGGCAGCGCCAATTTCAACCTTGTCAAGGACATAGGAAATTGTCGAATAATCCCTCGTGAGTGGAATCTGGGTGAATGCCTGGGAAGCAAAAACAACAAGCGCAATACGATCGCCAGTCCTTTTTGAAATAAAATCCCTGACAACCGACTTTACAGCATCGAGCCTTGTAACTCTTTTGCCGTCAAGCTTGAAGTCAAGGGCTGACATGCTTCCTGAAATATCAAGCGTCATTACAATATTGACGCCTTCGGAGATTATCTCATTCTGCCTGAGCGCAAACTGCGGGCGAGCCAAAGAAATTATGGCTATGACCATTGCAGCATATTTTAAAACAGGAACCAGTCTGGCTATTTTTGAAGACAGTCCTGTAGGCAGTCCATTCAAGAAATCAGTTACAGGAAGATTAATGGCGCTTCTGCGGGCCTTCATCAAGCTGAAAAAAACAGCTGCCGGAACCGCAAAAAGCAATAAAAGATACGCTGGAGATCCAAAGACAAACATTTTCCTGGTTCAGCCTCACTTCAATTTGATTAGTATTTTGCCGTTAAAAAGGCTAATTCGTTGGTCGGATTAGAGCGTCCTTTGCTCGTAATCCGACATTTATCCGAATGCTGGCGGGTCGCTTTTTGAAAAAAGCTCCGCAAAAACTTATTGTTTTTGATGCCCGTCATGAAAAAAACAAATGATAAAATCACAATGGCAAATATCTTTATTGATTAAGATCCTGATCCCAATTCTGTTTTTGTGTTTAGCCCTTCGGAATCTTCTTTATTCTCTTTTAAAGCTGGCCTGGTCATTTCCACAAAATTTCTTATAAGAAGAATATCGTCTTCCATTTTTACGTTATCAGCTCTATCAAGAGCAAATTTGACCATATCGCTTCTTGCGATGAATGATTTTATGTCAAATCTGAACTCTTTAAGCGCTGAAGAAGAATCTAAAAATCCGTCCAAAACAGGTCTCAGCTCTTCGGCGGTCATCTCCATTGCATCCACGGAATAACGTATAGAAACATATCGTCTGAGAATCTCGCTCAGGCTGAAGTAAAATTCTTTTTCAGAACATCTGCCAATGGATTTAGACAAAACATCAAGCCTTTTTACTGCCTCTTCCCATGGAGGAAGCTGGGGAGCCACTTTGTTTAAAGGCTGTTTCTTAAATTTTTTCCAGATCAGGTAAGAAGCAAGAGCCACAAGAGCCGCAGCTGTAAGGCAAGCAGCGATTATTGCCCACATTGGTATGCCGTGGGCAGGCATCAGCGATGCTATGTCGTGGATATCTTTCATCTGTTGTGCAGTCTGCCCCTGGGGTACGGCCTTTGTCATATCCCCGGGAGATACGGTTTCGGCCTGGGCGGCAGAGGCAAGCGCCATTATAATAAAAAATATATATTTATACATTAATGATAGTCCTGAAAAACCCTTAAAAATAGCCTTTAATAAACCGGAACAAAAGCAGACAGTCAAAATCAGCTGCCGCCAAGACGCGCAAAGCGTCTTTCCCTTTTACGGAAATAATTCTCCAATTTTTCAGAGACATCAGACTCCGTATCGACATCAATTACATCTATATTACCGGACTTCATTATGGCGAGGGCATCATTTTTGATTTTCGTTCTTTTTTCAATGAAAGCATTTTTAAAAACCCTGTCCCCGGCATCTGCAAAACTAATCGCCCCTGTTTCAAGATCCCTTAAAAGAAACACTCCGCTTTCAGGCAATGTATATTCAGACTTATCGGAAATCATCACAGAAATAAGCTCATGTTTTCTTGCAACATGCCTTAGCTCCTTATCATATTTTTCAGCGATAAAATCAGAAACAAGGAATGCCAGGCTTTTTTTTCTGCAAACCCTTGCAAAATATGCCAGAGCTTCGGAAATATCTGTTCCCTTGCCCTCTGGCTCAAAAGAAAAAATCTCTCTCAGAAGCATCCAGATATGACCAGCGCCCCTTTTGGGCTGGATATATTTTTCAACCTTGTCCGTAAAAAGAAGGGCCCCGGACTTGTCTCCGCTCCTTATAGCGTTGAATGCGAGAACAGCTGCTATTTCCGCAGCTTTCTCAAGTTTGAGACTTCCTTTACTGCCGAATCTGTTGGATGCGCTCATGTCTATAAGAAGCATCACGATCC
This window encodes:
- a CDS encoding 6-phosphofructokinase, which encodes MLEKSGLSPEYLINHAEVTKVVEEDGDWVRERLSYKPPVCDAFKSGFNVLEPAPEYTFDKHPEALRKLPHIISKPVYRIKGINSSDGSKIDIPENWKKKRNIGIVFSGGPSPGGHNVIAGLFDSAKKANPENRIYGFLAGPDGIIDGQVVEITKEIVAPYRNIGGFSMIKTGRTKVDTPEKTAFCRETCRDYDLDAIVIVGGDDSNTNAAFLAESLYADGVQVIGVPKTIDGDIQVKTIDGEILCAMSFGFHTAARGFAKSISDLCTDCSSDVKYWHICKVMGRVASHLALEVAFQTHANMTFIGEELADYVDYSRLEKAGKRNEIDYTAYGMTLRNVSRVICDAIVKRAAVGKNYGLIVIPEGLLEFINEIQIFIIKLNTIIADYNRAHDDDFHTTFAALEDKLDYLRRLARHSREDNIFSIWNTRDDDLFNDIPPFFQEGLLMERDSHGNFQFSQVETDKVLMGLVKDYLNILKEKGEYRIGIHVDYFKKMLKRDGFDPDYYGHLIFRNYPEEFLLVKKEIISVKTLKHALKTEKNKDDDILPDVITKIYKMSVPKFSTQSHFYGYDGRGGDPTLFDCNYTYNLGLSVFSLIAGGVTGQMAAIKNLEHDFESWEPIGIPIAPLMHLEERTGKLALVIEKSLVDVNSNAFKVFKATREKWLAAHPDNDCFRRPGPVTFAKGEEDRPIILKINSIR
- a CDS encoding sensor domain-containing diguanylate cyclase; translated protein: MENEKKIPDVIADAAVSAIRELAAKGEALSVTGIAMIIAGNEEIKKIIDGLKPEKTPPSEPTSDIKELESVKAELVRVQGQKTDLLRHIADAEEQGAEQDRIFRRILQFLSDALKNYANFPFTNEIEGFRSALRQENDILFIEKSFASLKDALLKASDHTEKQKEKGGLLERLFKKSSHGDKHTQSAEIELYKDAYRDLLNELRLSLGQEYLERFRDVIKDLESAGKYDDLNGVRLATIGIIRDYITRISLEREDAASFIREIGTRLIEIENHFLGSFSDSEKANSANKSFSLNLQNHIAEISTGLDSCKTLDELKSVVASKLSVIREAIKNKSNTDDQARFETEKRLSYLKSGIDQMKHEIEAANTKAHDLEVELLKDSLTGAFNRRAYERRMLDEFTRFRRYKSPYSVLVFDVDLFKGINDRFGHMVGDRCLQEIIKRVQPVLRDSDTLARYGGEEFVVILPETPIQGSLEVAEKIRRTVEATEFMHKEEKVSITVSVGASQVNENDAEPAIVFVRADEAMYVAKKNGRNRIASK
- a CDS encoding tetratricopeptide repeat protein, which translates into the protein MKTMKSLTLFVIITIFFFLVSGSVHAAVDKTRDAIFLDSVKAYEKGDYKASAKGFEKIATEYGVSSPSLYYNIGNSYLKLENYGLAALWYKRAERLSPSDPDLKYNSGYLENRLKDDFEIKRTIFYDIFFMQRFISEPYILKIGLILNLVFWLSCAMLYFKKNQYIKPVIALTGAASFVFLSNSFYCLYERAAAMDAVVIPPEISVKSGTSENAPDLFKLHAGTIVLIEEIQDGYARISNGDDKRGWIKKGDAIAISGSLTN
- a CDS encoding BatD family protein; protein product: MISARVFRISAIAFVLIIISASVSFGFTATAEIERTKMTIGETVQLTVGTSDSVSDLDADFSEIRDFDILSRSSSSMTQFINGKMSANTSIVVALSPKRAGNLKIPALKVTASGETAYTKQIVIEVAEDKSASVSGGKATGDIFAESRLSQKTIYQGQSVLYTFYLYFREQIVRPNLTLPDFADFSATEIKSPSSYTKTINGIPYNVLEKKVLLTPQKTGKFIFDPALLVYEASSGVRRDVFGFPEAVLQRRSLRSEAVTVEVKAMPPAPKDFVNSGFVGNLSVRMNMEQKELKTGDSGTLSIEFEGTGGRVGDIGKPEVKIPDSFKVYPDEPELKEDAGAEGFSGKKTFKIALVPTKAGEFTIKPVKISYFDSTLGEYKTIETDPVVIRVAEGENAKINSHEAKSDAKQENSKSTPSVSANDIFHIKTSLDILDHHSEISLMWFIVFLLSPPAAFLVFVLAARLNSSRKTLPAKLKTESLTAFKKLSETVSNDEFLSLLHKALSYAAASKTDCVHESLTSSDIRSKMKKAGFSDEIVNEFSMIFEEIEMQRFSGIDLTSDKMLQLRESAEKLVRRVL
- a CDS encoding VWA domain-containing protein, whose amino-acid sequence is MTFVNPEYFLLIWLVIPLAFIFITGIRKRNKIIFSFVSKENIAAVLPGYSAKRRIFKAFLGILIFLFLLIGAAGPQYGHIWQEYEAKGIEIILAVDCSRSMLAPDVQPTRLDRAKREIVDLISMLEGDKVGLVAFSGTAFLQCPLTLDYSGYTIFLNALSPDYLPVGGSDFEAAIKTSLESFDKNSNSEKAIIFITDGEATSGDTMKAVKEAKDKGIKIFCIGVGGETAAPVPEKGGGFKKDASGNMVLSRLDEDVLKKISAETGGSYVRSVAGDMDLDILYKKEIRGSMDQSIMRSGKRKILENRFQWPLLIAVILLFLDVFIPSSRRLSILIFFMMSSFYFGTEAQASTVNSLMKSAEKAYESKDYEKAVNDLISAQVKEPDSSDIYYNLGNTYYRMNQYDAAIKSYSGALEHSDEKNKGRIHYNLGNSKFKKGDYEAAIEDYEKSLKYNPEDKNAKENLEFTKKVMEQKKDQDNKDQENNKQDQNKKENKEQKKESSQTGNDEQNKDKNSDPNSQPNSQSDNKPENKDQNQSNKDPDSNSSQNDKEPKDQQSGQSYNQNKNGTDNADKNNAAPDKPEKPENKDAGTVQGGEQKPDENPDGKPEKKGSESNMKLNRLQDKPGAAMIPSYKKRNIEKDW
- a CDS encoding VWA domain-containing protein — protein: MFVFGSPAYLLLLFAVPAAVFFSLMKARRSAINLPVTDFLNGLPTGLSSKIARLVPVLKYAAMVIAIISLARPQFALRQNEIISEGVNIVMTLDISGSMSALDFKLDGKRVTRLDAVKSVVRDFISKRTGDRIALVVFASQAFTQIPLTRDYSTISYVLDKVEIGAAGLETAIGDAIGISLKRIEDVKSKSNIIILLSDGKSNAGELTPEEALQIAADKKIKIYTIGVGTNGVVPFLNKDKLSGRQYVDQARFETDEATLEKIATTTGGKYYKAENIEALASVYEEIDRLEKTKIKIKDHSEYKELYPYFVFSALLLFMIHAILSNTRFLKVP
- a CDS encoding DUF58 domain-containing protein produces the protein MISLEILKKIKRIHIKSRRIADSMMTGKYRSAFKGVGMEFEEVREYVPGDEVRSIDWKVSARMGRPFVKLFKEERERIVMLLIDMSASNRFGSKGSLKLEKAAEIAAVLAFNAIRSGDKSGALLFTDKVEKYIQPKRGAGHIWMLLREIFSFEPEGKGTDISEALAYFARVCRKKSLAFLVSDFIAEKYDKELRHVARKHELISVMISDKSEYTLPESGVFLLRDLETGAISFADAGDRVFKNAFIEKRTKIKNDALAIMKSGNIDVIDVDTESDVSEKLENYFRKRERRFARLGGS